TCACATCCCGAGTGAAGAAGCCTTTCTTGATGAACTTCCAACCCTGCGAAGTTCGGTGGTAATCACATTCTGGATTGGGGCAGAAGGGCGGCTTGCGACAAGTCGGGAGTTCGCGCATTCCCGGTCACTACGCACACCCCGTGCCAGGTACATTCTTCGGACCACAACCCCTCATCTTGGCGTGTATTTTCGTAGCTTTCTCTGAAGACTCTGACGATGAAGTCCCAAACGACGCGCCGCACGACTGATATTGCCATCGCATTCGGCGAGGACGTACTCGATGTACTCGCGCTCGTGACGGGCAAGGCTCAAGCCGGTTTCGTCTTCTGTGTCCCGCGCATCGCTGGGGCGGTGTCCGTCGCTTGAAAACGCGCGTTCGATGTCGTCCACGTCTACGGGCTTGGTCAGATAGTTGAAAGCTCCTAGTTTGGTTGCGCGCACTGCTGTTGCGATGCTTCCGTATCCCGTCAGTATCAGAATGCGGGCTTTTGGAGAGAACTCTTTGATGATGGGGATTGCATTGAGTCCGCTGTCGCTGCGTAATCGCAGGTCGACGATCGCGTAGTCGTAGGGAAACTCGGGCAGGGCGCGCAGGCTTGCGAGGCCATTCGCGCAGTCAACGCGATAGCCTCGATCCCGGTACTCGGTAGCCAGGGTTTCTGCGAAGCGTTCATCGTCTTCGAGGATCAGCATGGCCTTGGATTCGCTCAAGCCAGAACCTCCATCCCTGGTGACGAGAGCGGCAGTACGAGTCGCGCAATCGCACCGCCGCCCACCCGATCATCCAGGCGCAGATCTCCTCCGACTGCGGCTGCGAGGGTGTAGGCGTAGTATAGGCCA
This region of bacterium genomic DNA includes:
- a CDS encoding response regulator, which produces MLILEDDERFAETLATEYRDRGYRVDCANGLASLRALPEFPYDYAIVDLRLRSDSGLNAIPIIKEFSPKARILILTGYGSIATAVRATKLGAFNYLTKPVDVDDIERAFSSDGHRPSDARDTEDETGLSLARHEREYIEYVLAECDGNISRAARRLGLHRQSLQRKLRKYTPR